ATGCTTCCGCGTAACTTCAAGTTCCAGTTCGGCTCTCCAACCTGTTTGACAAACCCCGTGCCAGCATATCCCTGGCAATGGCGCTACTTTGGGAAATTCATCTTCGGCTTCGACATGATTCGCTACGCAGTGTCCAAAGCTGCCAATGCCCTGTTTGCACAAGAGTTACAACGCCGACTAGACAAGCAGGGTCTCCCGATTACATCCATTGCTGTCCATCCAGGCGAGGTTGCGACTGAGGGTCTTATGTCAAGCAATACCGCCCCTGTCAGAATGGTAGCGCGTCTACTCTTCCTCACAGCGGATGAGGGTGCCGTAACACCTCTGTTTGCGGCGACGGCGGTGGAGGTACGACAAGATCCTGAAAGATACAAGGGCAGGTTTCTTGTGCCCATCGGCAGAGTTGAGGCGCCTAACCCAGTTGCCAATGACGACGAACAAGTGAAAGGACTGTGGGGAACTACAGTGAAAGAGGTGAACAAACATCTCGCTGATAACGGTCTTCCTCCCTTAGAGCCTTGGTAACGGACCCTGAGGATATAGGA
This DNA window, taken from Aspergillus flavus chromosome 5, complete sequence, encodes the following:
- a CDS encoding putative carbonyl reductase, producing MTRSWDPLKDIPNLRGKVAVVTGGNSGIGLATIRLLCLREATVYFTTRTETKAHETLEYLRINYPDIKRENIRWLLLDLSDLQSVVAAVEELKRKENKVDILINNAGAATSSTEPLGPGWEFHMAINYVGPFVFVNKILPLLKNALGAEDADARIITLSSTAHRDMLPRNFKFQFGSPTCLTNPVPAYPWQWRYFGKFIFGFDMIRYAVSKAANALFAQELQRRLDKQGLPITSIAVHPGEVATEGLMSSNTAPVRMVARLLFLTADEGAVTPLFAATAVEVRQDPERYKGRFLVPIGRVEAPNPVANDDEQVKGLWGTTVKEVNKHLADNGLPPLEPW